Proteins found in one Oncorhynchus mykiss isolate Arlee chromosome 17, USDA_OmykA_1.1, whole genome shotgun sequence genomic segment:
- the LOC110493561 gene encoding uncharacterized protein LOC110493561 isoform X2, with protein MTSATSLLFFAIHLACISTGNSSESFVKLECKTEYHGVYGQQLILGCIVKPVVVDVTIITVTWKRMGAAAKADANLLEYHKEKRELTPGFTFAEPSWNKKNMNVSLLLTNTKMADKGEYECMVTTDVGIATATISLSVTAKYKTPTMSSIPETNIKENTDVTIFCNSTGGHQTGLIWWFDEFGTNWTRSAELVAKEMDNGLFSLSSKFIVLKATSSYTNYTCKVLNVNGAEEGMASFVIQFASRDLGIKSDHLDIVSTTKWLTPVAVIGSLIIGLLAALLFFKRRSAQRARRQSTFPLMSGHQPDTRHDQYVEA; from the exons ATGACTTCAGCTACCTCCTTGCTGTTTTTTGCGATCCATTTAGCCTGTATCAGCACTGGAAATTCCTCTGAGT CATTTGTCAAACTGGAGTGTAAAACAGAATACCATGGGGTTTATGGTCAGCAGTTAATTCTAGGGTGCATTGTCAAACCTGTGGTTGTGGATGTGACCATCATAACGGTGACCTGGAAGAGAATGGGAGCTGCTGCTAAAGCTGATGCTAATTTGTTGGAATACCATAAAGAGAAAAGGGAGCTAACCCCTGGGTTTACATTTGCTGAGCCATCCTGGAACAAGAAGAATATGAATGTGTCCTTGTTGTTGACAAATACCAAGATGGCCGACAAGGGGGAGTATGAATGCATGGTGACCACAGATGTTGGGATTGCCACAGCTACAATCAGCCTCAGTGTCACAG ctaAGTACAAGACTCCAACCATGAGCTCCATCCCTGAGACCAACATCAAAGAGAACACAGATGTGACCATTTTCTGCAACTCTACAGGCGGGCACCAGACAGGGTTGATCTGGTGGTTTGACGAGTTCGGCACCAATTGGACGCGCAGTGCTGAACTGGTGGCCAAAGAGATGGACAATGGACTGTTCAGCCTCTCCAGTAAATTCATAGTGCTGAAGGCCACATCCAGTTACACAAACTACACGTGCAAAGTGCTCAATGTCAATGGTGCAGAGGAGGGGATGGCGTCATTTGTAATCCAGTTTGCGTCGCGAGACTTAG GTATTAAAAGTGACCACTTGGATATTGTCTCCACCACCAAATGGCTAACCCCGGTTGCAGTCATAGGCTCTCTGATCATTGGACTCCTTGCTGCACTGCTGTTCTTTAAGAGGCGTTCTGCCCAAC GAGCTCGAAGGCAGTCCACCTTCCCATTAATGA GTGGCCACCAACCAGATACCAGGCATGATCAATATGTTGAGGCATGA